The Taeniopygia guttata chromosome 19, bTaeGut7.mat, whole genome shotgun sequence genome window below encodes:
- the MKS1 gene encoding tectonic-like complex member MKS1, with translation MAGAARRGGSAVYRSRDPIRNLRLRVRIQRVAPAGPLLPRLPPLAGPERPGRADRAADAGAGPLRVTAASRAGARRPPEEDEEEEVEVGWQEKLFSQFEVDLYLNESACQTPLDWQYHEEIRKLEKAGGRKNCRIFTYTDHDRFTNLEELCQKVTDLDHEVPSHLVERMANVRRRRQDRRPVEASSLKSKIITWEPSEEFKKNNHVINTPVQTMYIMGDLGPYGKLGHREYENVLCTIKVDGNGVITVKPDFNGTKGAYRIELDGEKREVWEYTIENASAQVQPEEEEREQCVFRELYGRHRDYLSGLVGSDFEMPLPGTLRLLVNGEIVSAQGYEYDNLYVHFFLELPNQWSSSPFQQLSGVTQTCATKAVGWDNVAYFCYPFSVDMFYTQEDEDSLPQWPVLYFEVLSLDFWQRYRVEGYGSLVLPTCPGVHTLTIPTWRPVGLGPVAEMRRFFIGGSPELEDLTYIRIPSTFKGKRLSRFGFRTETTGSVTFRLCCLQQSRAFLENSALRQRMQSVLDRLGGFSQQSSVYNVLEAFQRARRRMQEARESLPQDLINTSASAVSQSLEP, from the exons ATggcgggcgcggcgcggcgcgggggcAGCGCCGTGTACCGCTCCCGGGACCCCATCCGCAACCTGCGCCTACG GGTCCGTATCCAGCGGGTGGCGCCGGCCGGGCCTCTCCTGCCGCGGCTGCCGCCGCTGGCCGGCCCcgagcggccgggccgggccgacCGCGCCGCCGatgcgggagcggggccgctgCGGGTCACCGCGGCCTCTCGGGCAGGCGCCCGGAGACCCccggaggaggacgaggaggaggaggtcgAGGTGGGGTGGCAGGAGAAGCTCTTCAGCCAG TTTGAGGTGGATCTGTACCTGAATGAGTCAGCCTGCCAGACTCCCCTGGACTGGCAGTACCATGAGGAGATCCGGAAACTGGAGAAGGCTGGAGGTCGGAAGAACTGTCGCATCTTCACCTACACTGACCACGACCGATTCACCAACCTAGAGGAG ctctgccagaaGGTAACTGACTTGGATCATGAAGTGCCATCACATCTGGTCGAGAGGATGGCCAATGTGAGGAGGAGAAGACAGGACCGTAGGCCTGT AGAAGCAAGTTCTCTGAAGTCAAAAATCATCACCTGGGAACCttcagaagaatttaaaaagaacaaTCATGTAATTAACACACCTGTCCAGACCATGTACATCATGGGGGACTTGGGACCTTATGGGAA ACTTGGTCACAGGGAGTACGAAAATGTGCTTTGCACAATCAAGGTGGATGGCAATGGGGTGATCACAGTGAAGCCTGACTTCAATGGCACCAAAGGAGCTTACAG GATTGAGCTGGATGGAGAGAAGCGAGAGGTGTGGGAATACACTATTGAGAATGCATCTGCCCAGGTGcagcctgaggaggaggagcgtgAGCAGTGTGTGTTCAGAGAA CTGTACGGGCGGCACAGGGATTACCTCAGTGGGCTCGTGGGCTCAGACTTTGAAATG CCTCTTCCTGGTACTCTGAGACTTCTTGTGAATGGAGAAATAG TTTCAGCTCAAGGCTATGAGTATGACAACCTTTATGTGCATTTCTTCCTGGAGCTGCCTAACC AGTGGTCAAGCTCCCCGttccagcagctctcaggagTGACACAGACCTGTGCCACCAAGGCAGTGGGCTGG GATAATGTGGCATACTTCTGCTATCCCTTCAGTGTGGACATGTTTTACACCCAAGAAGATGAAG ACAGTCTCCCTCAGTGGCCTGTTCTCTACTTTGAGGTCCTATCCCTGGATTTCTGGCAGAGGTATCGTGTGGAAGGATATGGGTCCTTGGTGTTGCCAACATGTCCAG GTGTCCACACGCTCACCATCCCCACCTGGCGTCCTGTGGGTCTGGGACCCGTTGCTGAAATGAGGAGGTTTTTCATTGGGGGATCTCCTGAGCTGGAGGACTTAACCTACATCCGGATACCATCGACCTTCAAG GGAAAGCGCTTGAGCCGCTTTGGTTTCCGGACAGAGACCACAGGGAGCGTCACATTCCGGCTCTGTTGCCTGCAGCAGTCCAG AGCCTTTCTGGAGAACAGTGCCCTGAGACAGCGCATGCAGAGTGTACTGGACCGGCTGGGAGGCTTCAGCCAACAGAGCTCTGTCTACAATGTTTTGG AGGCTTTCCAGCGGGCACGGCGCCGGATGCAGGAAGCGCGGGAGAGTCTTCCCCAGGACCTCATCAACacttctgcctctgctgtgtCCCAGTCACTGGAGCCATGA